TAGTCAAATCGATCAACATCAGCTTAAAATCCCAAAATTAGGTCATCTTGCCTTTAAATCTGGCCGACAACTCACTGGTAAGATTAAAAACGTCACAATCCGGCTATCCGCCACCGGCAAATACTACGCCATTGTGTTAGTCGATAATGACGTCCAAGAACTGCCGAAAACTAAGCAATCGGTAGGGATTGATATGGGTGTGGCGGATTTAATGATTACCAGCGAGGGTGTCAAATATCCTACCGTTCGTTTTGACAAGGCCCTATCGCAGAAGAAACACTATTGGGAAAAACGGCTAGCCCGGCGAAGATTACAAGCCATGAGAGAAATTGCGTGGGATAAACACAATCACGTAGTAGAGCCGCGTGAATTGAACGACTTCAGTAATTATCGCAAGGCGCGTCTCATGGTTGCCAAATATAACGAAAAAATCGCTAACCGGCGAAATAACTATTTACATCAACTCACTAAGAAACTAGTAACGCTGTACGATGTGATTAAAATAGAAGATTTGAAAACCAAAAATCTTCTCAGCAATCATCAACTCGCTCGCGCAATTGCCAATCAAGCCTGGCGGGAATTACGCACTCAGCTTGACTATAAATGTGCTTGGTATGGTAAGCAACTGGTCACTGTGAACCCTCGGAAAACCAGCCAGATTTGTGCTGACTGTGGTTATGATGACGGCAAGCATGGGCTAGCTATCCGGCAATGGACATGTCCTAGTTGTGGCGTTAACCATGATCGGGATATTAACGCCGCCAAGAACATATTGAATGCTTAAAGAAAAGACTAGCTAGGCTCGGAACGAGCCGTGATAAATAGCTGTAACCGCTGGGCATAGTGCTAGTCGCTATTGTGTAAGTTAGCAGTGTTCTCAGAAGCTCGGTCATTTATGGTCGAGTAGTTCACGAGGTTAATGTTATAATGGACGAAGTTAAAAGGGAGGGATTTGCCGTGGATCTTACACATCGACCACGTTTGGGGCTGATGGTGATCATCTTATTTGGGCTTTTCACTTTGTCAGGTTGTGCGTCAACTTCGCGGGGCACAACGAATCGTTCAACCACTGCTGGAACGACCACGCATAGTAATGCAATGGTTTTGACTAAGGCGAATCAACAAATTTCGCACCAAAGAATTGCGACGGCGTTACAAACGTTGGCGACCGCTAAGACGTCAAATGCAACGATTGATAATTTGACGACGGGTTTAAAGTATTATCAAAAAGCGGCGGTAGCTCTTAATGATAATGAATTGAGCTTAGCCAAGGGCTATTTTGCGACGTTAACTGCTTATCAAGGCACAACTGATGCCACTTTCATTAAAGCGCGTGCTGAACTGGTGCATCAGTATCAGCAAGTTAAGTTAGCGAACAGCTATTATAATACGGCTCGTGATGAGTTAAGTGTGCATGCACTAGCCCGTTCGAAAACAGCGATTGATAAGTTAGACCAAATTGATCCAGTTCACCCAGTCATTAAACAATTACAGAAAAAAGCGCTGGCAATGAAGCAAGCCATCATGAACTATGAAGCTTCGCAATCAACGAGTTCGGGGCAAGCAAGTTCGGCGGTCGCTAGTACAAGTATGACTAGTAGTAGTCATACCGCGACCACGAGTACCACCAGTTCAAGTGTCACTGCTGAGAGCAGTACGAGTAGCAGTGCGGCTAGTACAAGTAGTGAGACGGCGGCGAGCCAAGCTGACGAATCGACCAGTAGCACGAGTAGTCGTGCGGTCTCTGATCAAGCCATCTTGAGTGAGTTCAAGGCAGCGGCAACGGTCACTTTTGCCAAGTCTGACCAGTTTAACGTGCTTGCTAGGACGACTCATTATTATCAGATTGAAGTCAGTCATGCCGCTGATACTGGTGCGACGAGTACGACCGATATTTATCGGTATTATCCGATGAGTGGGCAGGTTGAACAACAAGCTAACCATGATTCTGAATAATGGCAACACAAAAAAACGAGCCTGATTTTCCAGGCTCGTTTTTTAATTGCGGTTATTTAGTGAGGGC
This genomic window from Lactobacillus sp. CBA3606 contains:
- a CDS encoding RNA-guided endonuclease TnpB family protein, giving the protein MTLRAIKTRIYPQINQQEKIINNFGCCRFVWNQLLSMQIERHNNGGVYVNEFGMNDLIKCLKQEYPFLKQAESTSLLHVSRDLHHAFQKLFKEHVGFPKFKSRKFPKQSYQSNSVNHNISQIDQHQLKIPKLGHLAFKSGRQLTGKIKNVTIRLSATGKYYAIVLVDNDVQELPKTKQSVGIDMGVADLMITSEGVKYPTVRFDKALSQKKHYWEKRLARRRLQAMREIAWDKHNHVVEPRELNDFSNYRKARLMVAKYNEKIANRRNNYLHQLTKKLVTLYDVIKIEDLKTKNLLSNHQLARAIANQAWRELRTQLDYKCAWYGKQLVTVNPRKTSQICADCGYDDGKHGLAIRQWTCPSCGVNHDRDINAAKNILNA